A window from Plasmodium chabaudi chabaudi strain AS genome assembly, chromosome: 11 encodes these proteins:
- a CDS encoding Sas10 domain-containing protein, putative, whose protein sequence is MKKKNYVPVDTNKVKFVEGSESEDIEIEDENDSDIDNEIYDDNLVSDSNDDSNDESINNINKKSKGKKKKERLSNDEESQEDDDFDDEDEGEDLSDDDETENENIGNKENDDFIKVSWKKDKKNYYQYESDNSSSDDDDEENDERMKEVIYLNKKEKENLNENDFDLYNIYMNEKDGISSKNKDNEMDIDEKENAIKKLINNMANELKEKKKEINIDEKDKKDIEEMIMSEHQEYQIILKELSLNIEKVFNEIKENQKLFQFKNINENDVSPSDINKNTLLYLKKKNETMLTYIIYITYYVFLKVMNCYSHNHPVLDKLIYINTIISKTNELDNKIKFKIQQLNKLPKRQLQELDISNSDDEAQTSMKKRIGKKTVDTEEEEDEEYEDEEEEVEEDEEEEEEEDEEDEDEDEDEDEDEDEEEEEEEDEEIEEDRNNKNKKYKVSKSIITEYTDSHIREKMKEEKKKQREKIKNERSIFLKEIKDMVSNKPEKIEEENYLKKLEEKFTDFDDKILKKKMKMLSKKKNRMNNLSNVGMTSNDLLKFVELPEMNNENDNTSFHENKIFRNNINKIKQKNKNKLMNNNANDDFVSYKKFNKIQNKNNSYDNKEQNPLNNYSFGKNMHDEIDDENIKSMLKFKKNRKEQRKTIMDKKNKEIRKQLVDQENEINDRRMPNKNIIQNKGLVRKRKSTDGNARVHNKLKYMKKMKTYNSQNPKFKTHDNNYDGVKKGINPYLKKSIDIK, encoded by the coding sequence atgaaaaaaaaaaattatgttccAGTTGATACAAACAAAGTTAAGTTTGTTGAAGGGTCTGAATCAGAGGATATTGAAATAgaagatgaaaatgatagtGATATTGACAACGAAATATATGATGATAATTTAGTAAGTGACAGTAATGATGATAGTAATGACGAATCGattaataatatcaataaaaaatcgaaagggaaaaaaaaaaaagaaaggcTATCAAATGATGAGGAAAGCCAAGAGGATGATGATTTTGATGATGAAGATGAAGGGGAAGATTTAAGTGACGACGATGAAAcggaaaatgaaaatataggaaataaagaaaacgacgattttataaaagtatcttggaaaaaagataaaaaaaattattatcaatatGAAAGTGATAATTCTTCAAgtgatgatgatgatgaagaaaatgatgaaagaATGAAAGaagttatttatttaaataaaaaagaaaaagaaaatttaaatgaaaatgattttgatctatacaatatatatatgaatgaaAAAGATGGCATTTcctcaaaaaataaagataatgaAATGGATATTgatgaaaaggaaaatgCTATTAAAAAACTAATCAATAATATGgcaaatgaattaaaagaaaagaaaaaagaaattaatatagatgaaaaagacaaaaagGATATTGAAGAAATGATAATGAGTGAACATCAAGAatatcaaattattttaaaagaattatctctaaatattgaaaaagtttttaatgaaattaaagaaaatcaaaaattatttcaatttaaaaatattaacgaAAATGATGTTAGTCCATCcgatattaataaaaacacCTTACTTTAtcttaagaaaaaaaacgaaacaatgcttacatatattatatatattacctATTATGTTTTTCTAAAAGTTATGAATTGCTATAGCCATAATCATCCTGTCTtagataaattaatatacatTAACACAATCATTtcaaaaacaaatgaattagataataaaatcaaaTTCAAAATACAACAGCTTAATAAACTTCCAAAGCGACAATTGCAGGAGTTAGATATAAGCAACTCAGACGATGAAGCACAAACAAGTATGAAGAAACGCATAGGAAAAAAAACTGTTGATACTGAGGAAGAAGAGGATGAAGAATATGAAGACGAGGAAGAAGAGGTTGAAGAGGACGAGGAGGAAGAAGAAGAGGAAGATGAAGAGGACGAGGATGAAGATGAGGATGAGGATGAGGATGAAGATGAGGAAGAAGAAGAGGAGGAAGACGAAGAAATTGAAGAGGATAGaaataacaaaaacaaaaaatataaagttaGCAAAAGTATTATAACAGAATATACTGACAGTCATATAagggaaaaaatgaaagaagaaaaaaaaaagcaaagagaaaaaataaaaaatgaaagaagcatatttttaaaagaaataaaagatatgGTATCAAATAAACCAGAAAAGattgaagaagaaaattacttaaaaaaattggaagAGAAATTCACAGATTTCGATGATAAAAtcttaaagaaaaaaatgaaaatgttgagcaaaaagaaaaatagaATGAATAATTTAAGTAATGTTGGTATGACATCAAATGATTTATTGAAATTTGTAGAATTACCTGAAATGaacaatgaaaatgataatactAGTTTtcatgaaaataaaatatttaggaataatattaataaaataaaacaaaagaataaaaacaaattaatgaataataatgcaaatgatgattttgtttcttataaaaagtttaataaaattcaaaataagaataattcttatgataataaagaacaaaatccattgaataattattcatttggaaaaaatatgcatgaTGAAATAGACGATGAGAATATTAAAAGCATGCttaagtttaaaaaaaatagaaaagaacaaagaaaaacaattatggataaaaaaaataaagaaataagaAAACAACTAGTTGAtcaagaaaatgaaataaatgatagAAGAAtgccaaataaaaatattatacaaaacAAAGGTTTAgtaagaaaaagaaaatcaaCTGATGGTAATGCAAGAGTTCATAATAAACTTAAgtatatgaaaaagatgAAGACATATAATAGCCAAAACCCCAAATTCAAGACTCATGATAATAACTATGATGGAGTAAAGAAAGGAATAAACCcatacttaaaaaaatctatagatataaagtaa